DNA from Candidatus Bipolaricaulota bacterium:
GTTGCAAGTTTAAGGAGTAGTTGTGAGGTATTTAGAAAATTTTATGAAAGACTTGTAAGCAGAGGGAAAGCAAAAAAAGTAGCATTAGTAGCGTTGGCTGGTAAAATACTAAGAATAGCTTTTGCCCTCGTGAAAAAAGAAGAAATTTTTAATGACCAAAAATTACGACTAACTAATTCAGGAGCTTGACAAAAACTACAAAATCTTCGTA
Protein-coding regions in this window:
- a CDS encoding IS110 family transposase; protein product: MFEGFKKGKEVVSYAGIVPRVYESGIRKGDRGITREGNKRLRNAAYFAAVASLRSSCEVFRKFYERLVSRGKAKKVALVALAGKILRIAFALVKKEEIFNDQKLRLTNSGA